AATGGTCAAAATCGCAGATCGGGGCAAAACCAAGAGCGCAATACGACAACCGTACCATCGGAAATTATACCATTGACAACATTCTCAACTATACTTTAGACTTTGGAAAGCATAAAATCACCGCTACGGCGTTGCAAAGTGCTTTCTATCAGCGAAATGAAGCGTATTCAATATCGGTAAGGGATTTGCCCTACGCTTCTGACTGGTATGCCCTGAATACGGCAGCGACCATTTCGGGAATTAACAGCTCACTGGTCGAGCGGTCTATTTTATCCTATATGGGCAGAATCAATTACTCCTTCAATGATAAATATTTACTGACCCTTACGGGGCGTTCAGACGGGGCTTCCCAATTGGCGGAAGGAAACAAATGGGCATTTTTCCCATCGGTAGCATTTGCCTGGCGATTGGGGGATGAGCCATTTATCAATAACCTGAATGTGTTTTCAAACCTGAAACTACGCCTGAGCTATGGGCAGGTGGGTAACTCAACTGTCAATCCGTACAGCACACAGGCGGGGTTGTTGAACACCGGCTATGATTTTGACGGTACTGCTGCTTATGGCTTTGCCCCCCTAAATTTGGCTAACAAAGATTTGAGATGGGAGCGGAGCAAAGAATTGAACTTGGGGATTGACTTTGGGTTCTTTAAAAACCGCATTGCCGCTTCGCTCGAAATTTATAATCGAAAAACGGATGACTTAATCCTGAACCAAAAACTTCCTACTACGACGGGCTTTACGCAGGTGATTGCCAATGTGGGTAAAATTGAAAATAAAGGCGTGGAGCTAACGCTCAATACGGTGAATATCTCTAAACAGAATTTTAATTGGAATACCACCTTCGCCTTCACCAGAAACCAAAACAAGTTGCTGGAATTGTACGGCAACGGTCAGATGGCAGACAAAGGCAATAACCTTTTTGTCGGCTATCCGATCCGGGCTAATTTTGATTTTCAATTTGACGGAATATGGCAAACCGCCGATAAAGACCCGGCGACCAAATACAAGCAGGTGCCCGGTTCTGTGCGGGTGGTGGATCAAAACAATGACGGACAGATTTCGTCAACCGATGCCATTGATGATCGGGTGTATCTGGGTACGCAGCTTCCCAATTGGATCTTGGGAATTACCAATCGCTTTAAGTACAAAAATGTTGATTTCTCATTCTTTACCTATTACCGCAATGGAGTACAATACAGAAACAACACGTTGGCAGGGACTTTTGGAGAAATAGGAAGTACGAGATATAACAAATTGGCGGGCTTGGATTATTGGCGAAGCGACAATCCATCCAATACTTTTTTTGGCACCGTAGCGGCTAATCCTTATCGCAACGCCATTTTTTACCAAGATGCAAGCTTCTTAAGAATCTCTGATATAACCTTGGGCTATACCTTGGGTAGCCGGGCGCTGAATAAGGTAAAAATGTCGAATGCACGTCTCTATCTGCAAGTATTGAATCCATTTGTGTTCAGCAACTTTACCGGTTTTGACCCGGAATTCAATTCCGCTATTTTCCAGGATGATGTGCCGTCTGCTACCTATTCCTTTGGCGTAAATATCAGTTTCTAACCTTGACTGTAATCAGAAAAATAATGAAATCAATAAATAAAATACGACTTACATCGGTGGCAGTTGCCTTTATGAGCGTTTTTGCCGCGGGTTGTGAAAAAGATTTTTTGGTTGAAAAACCCGTTACGACCCTGACCACTGACGTTTACTACAAAACAGAAGCCGGGTTTGAAGATTTGGTACGTTCGTGTTATCCACTCTTAAGAAATATCCACCAAAATAGAATTTTGGTGTTGCAGGGAACCGATATTTTTACCGCCCAAGGCGGTTGGAATCCTTCGGCCGTTACCGGAAAAGAGAATGTGCCCAGTCTCTTTGATGTCTATAATGCGGAGTTTAATGCAAATTTGGCGGATATTCAACGGCTTTGGCAGCTTTTGTATGCCGAAATCGCCAGAACCAATGCCGTCATCACTCGCGCCAATGACATTACGACAATGGCACCGGCATTGAAAGATACGCGGATTTCGGAAGCCAAATTTTTGCGGGCATTGTGTTTGTTTTACGCCGTTCAGCAGTGGGGGGATATTCCAATGCCATTGGCAGAAATCACTACACCGAGCAAAGATTTTCCAAGAGTACCTTCGGCAGAAGTTTATAAACAAATCATCGCTGATTTACTGGAGTGCGAGGTAAAACTACCCGTTACAGCTTCTAATTATGGGCGAATTCAACGGGGGGCTGCTCAATTTCTGTTGTCTAGAGTATACCTCACCAGAGGTTGGAATTACAACAATGCGTTGGGCGGCTCAAATGCTGATTTTGATATGGCCTTACAATATGCTGATAAAGTAATTGAGGCCTTCCCTCTGGCTGCAAATTACAGCGACTTATTTCCCAAGCGGTCAAACAATCCCCTGACGCAATACACGGGCGCTCAAAATGATAAAAATGCGGAAATTATCTTCGCGGTTCAGTACAATTCAGACGTATTGACCAATAAAACAGATGCCGCTTTTACGCAAGACCCTGCCGGGGGCAATGACCTGCACTCAAAGTTTGGCCCCAGCGGCGAAGGATTTGTCGGTACAAAGGGCCGTACAAGCGACTATAACCGTTGTTTGGGTACCCATCAGGTTACGCCGGCCGGTTACCGCTTTTTTGATCCGGACAACGACACCCGCTACGCCCACAATTTTGTGAGTGTTGGGTACGCGCTTACGGCAGTAAAGGATTACCGCCCGTTACCGTTGAGCAACCCCGCATTGCGAATTACCTTTGCCGTGGGAGATACCGTGATGATTGCCAGACCGTGGAATAAACCGGCCACTACATTGGCTGAAAGAGGCATTGATTTGGGTGGAAAGAAAAATTATGCGGTGGTCAATGCCGATGAATATGGCGGTGGGTATCCCATTGACAATTCGGGCCTGAACATTCAGCCGCCGCTGATGTGGAAATTCTGGCAGCCGGGCATTCCTTACGGTGATGCCTTCGGTACGTTTAACGAATGTGTTTTCAGAGCGGCCGAAGCTTATCTGATTGCGGCAGAAGCCATCGTGAAAGGGGCGAAAAACGGTAAATTGGGCGGTGCCGAGGTGTATTACAACCGAGTATTGGACCGCGCTTTGGGTGTCAAAAAAGGAACTGACCCTAGATGTGCCGCCGTGCCGGAAGACCAAAAATCATTGGCAACGGCCTCGTACAGAGCTACTGCCGCCAATATCACCGTTGACTTGATTTTGGACGAAAGAGCCCGAGAATTGATGGGGGAATACAGCCGATGGTTTGATTTGAAACGTACCGGGAAGTTGGTCGAACGTGTCAAAAAATATAACCCTTGGGTGAAAGGGCAATCTATTTCAGCGATTCATCATTTAAGACCGA
Above is a window of Runella slithyformis DSM 19594 DNA encoding:
- a CDS encoding RagB/SusD family nutrient uptake outer membrane protein translates to MKSINKIRLTSVAVAFMSVFAAGCEKDFLVEKPVTTLTTDVYYKTEAGFEDLVRSCYPLLRNIHQNRILVLQGTDIFTAQGGWNPSAVTGKENVPSLFDVYNAEFNANLADIQRLWQLLYAEIARTNAVITRANDITTMAPALKDTRISEAKFLRALCLFYAVQQWGDIPMPLAEITTPSKDFPRVPSAEVYKQIIADLLECEVKLPVTASNYGRIQRGAAQFLLSRVYLTRGWNYNNALGGSNADFDMALQYADKVIEAFPLAANYSDLFPKRSNNPLTQYTGAQNDKNAEIIFAVQYNSDVLTNKTDAAFTQDPAGGNDLHSKFGPSGEGFVGTKGRTSDYNRCLGTHQVTPAGYRFFDPDNDTRYAHNFVSVGYALTAVKDYRPLPLSNPALRITFAVGDTVMIARPWNKPATTLAERGIDLGGKKNYAVVNADEYGGGYPIDNSGLNIQPPLMWKFWQPGIPYGDAFGTFNECVFRAAEAYLIAAEAIVKGAKNGKLGGAEVYYNRVLDRALGVKKGTDPRCAAVPEDQKSLATASYRATAANITVDLILDERARELMGEYSRWFDLKRTGKLVERVKKYNPWVKGQSISAIHHLRPIPQSEIDLSFPKMTQNPGY